The DNA segment CAGACTTTCTAAAACGTATCCGCCTTTGTTTTGCCCTACAAGCTTAAATAGACCTGGTCTTCCAGATACTGCAACGATTCCTCTTAAATTCATATAAATTGTCTTTTTTTGAGAAGTAAGAAACTAGTCTTCTATTACTTCTATCCCTATAATCTTATCTCCTTGTTTGATATCGTCAACAATATCAACATTTTCTATTACTTTTCCGAAACAAGTATGATTCCTGTCTAAATGAGCAGTATTAGTCCTGCTGTGGCATACAAAGAATTGTGAACCACCAGTATTTCTACCTGCATGTGCCATAGACAACACACCACGATCATGGAATTGGTTCTCACCGGTCAATTCGCAATCAATTTTGTATCCCGGACCACCAGTACCTGCTAAATGTGCTTTAGCCGGGTCTTTAGAGTTAGGACATCCACCCTGAATAACGAAGTCAGCAATCACCCTGTGGAAAGTAATGCCATCATAAAATCCTTCTGAAGCTAATTTCTTAAAGTTAGCAACGGTATTTGGCGCATCCTGATCATAGAACTGAACGGTCATATTGCCTTTATCTGTTTTTATTATTGCTTTGCTCATGATAATTTTTTGTAAATGCCAAATTTAGTAAATTGAAATGATTACTGAATAGTAAATTAATAGTAAAAAAGCAGAGATACTGATTATCGTCTATAAACGTTTATTAAGCACAATAATTTTATTATAGGTTTATAAAAAATTACATTCGCATATACCCGATTAAAGTATGGCCCTTAAAAAAACTTACCTCCTGTTTTTTCTCTTGATTTTTAGCCTCGGTCTGAAGGCCTCTTCTATCTTGATTTTTATGGATGAAGATCAGAAGAACCACCTAAAAGCATATGGCATTGCCTATTGGAGCATCAAGCAAAAGGCTGATGTAAGCTGGCTTTTAAACTATAGAGGAGGCAGTTTTTTAATTCAGTACCATAAGGGTATAGAGGAAGAATGTAAAACCAGGGGCGTTTCTTATCAGGTGTTGGCGGATGGAAAGGTCACGGCCATATTAAATGAAATCAGTGACCCGGAGGTGAATATGGAAGTGGTAAAGCTAGAGAAATCGCCTAAAATTGCGGTCTACTCTCCCAAAAGTAAACTTCCATGGGATGATGCCGTGACCATGGTGCTGACCTATGCGGAGATTCCTTATGAGGTGGTTTATGATGATGAGGTCTTGAAAGACAAACTTTCCGGTTACGACTGGTTACACCTGCACCATGAGGATTTTACCGGACAATACGGACGTTTTTGGAGCGCTTTCAGAAATGCGACCTGGTATCGGGAAGATGTCAAAAATCAGGAAGCAACGGCAAAGAGAAACGGCTTCAATAAAGTTTCTGAGATGAAGTTGGCGGTAGCGAAAAGAATCAAAGAATTCTGTGCCGGAGGAGGCTTCCTATTCGCTATGTGCTCCGGAACAGACAGTTTTGACATCGCACTAAGTGCCGATGGCGTAGACATTTGCGAAAGCATGTTCGATGGAGATAGCGCAGATCCGCAGGCACAGGCAAAGCTGAATTTCAATAAAACCTTTGCATTCAAAGATTTCAGGCTTGATGTAAACCCTAATAATTATGAATTTTCTGATATTGATGTCACCCAGACCAGGACATTAACACAGTCCAATGATTACTTTACGCTATTTGATTTCTCTGCAAAATGGGACCTTGTACCCACCATGCTGACCCAAAACCACGAGAAAGTGATCAAAGGTTTTATGGGCCAGACTACCGCTTTTAAGAAGTCGCTGGTAAAACCAAACATTACTGTATTGGGAGAAAATAAAGGAGCGGAAGAAGTGCGGTACCTGAACGGGGAAATCGGAAAAGGACAGTTTACCTTTTACGGTGGTCATGATCCGGAAGATTATCAACATGCCGTAGGTGATCCGCCAACGGACCTGAACCTGCATCCCAACTCTCCCGGCTATAGACTGATCTTAAATAATGTGTTATTTCCTGCGGCCAAAAAGAAACCGCAGAAAACTTAATCGTAGAAACTCCAGCTCACACCGAACTTAAACAGTACACGGTCCATCATTGGATAACGGTTCACAGAATAGTAGCCTTTGGAGAGCAGCCCCTGATTCGCATAATCTGTTTTCACAAACAGGTTCGCTTTTCTCAGACTTGCTTTCACCCAAACATCTACAATTGGATAAGAATCAAAGGTCCTTCCCTCCCCTACATAAAACTGTCCTGCAGGAGCAGAATAAGAATAGTTTTTATAAGGGGTATTGTACCTGACATCAAGACCCACATTTGTTTTCAAGGTCTTAAAGAAAGTATGATCCAGATAAATACTCGCAAAGGCATACACCTCGGGAGTTCTCAGGATATTGGGATTGTCTGTTTTCTGATAAACCAGGTAACTGTCCACATTAAACTTACCGAAGTTGAGTTTCTTACCCAGCGTGATTTTTAACAGGTTTAAACTTCCCTGTTGTGCGGGGGCAATTTTATTGGCATTCTTTTTATAAAAATCTTCTTCCGACATAGTCGGAACACCATCTTTCAGGGGTATTGCAGGCATGGTAAAATACAGATAATCGTTAATCAAATAGTATTCAGCAGCAGCTTCAAACTTCAACTTATCATGGTAGTATTTAAAAGACAGATTAATGGTTTTTGTTCTGTTAAAAGATTCCAGCCAATTGTAATGATTTCCAAAATACCGATTATATACCTCTTCGGGAGATTTATTCTGAAAATATCCACCCAATACAATTCTGCCCACCGACTTACTCAATAATACATTACTCTTTGCCTCATAGAGAAAATCTCCGCTATTTCTTCCCTGAAAAATCTGCTGTACATCTACATTCAGGTCAATGCGGCTACTGAACCTGTAACCCGCTGAACCCAATAGCGTCACATTCTGAAAAGTAGACCTAAAGTCGTAATAAGGACTTTTCCTGTCCGCATAATACACTCCCTGGTTATACTTATAAAAATCATGTCTGATCCCTGCATCCAGCTTCAGCTCATTCTTAATGATTGAATTTCCTTTTGCCCGCAGAAAAAAGCTATACATAAACTCATTCTGTACGTTCATATATCGGGTACTGTCATAGGTAAAAGAGACATCTGCAATACCTGTAGGAATTGCAGTGCCATCATCGCTGGTTCCTTTATGGAAAGTATAGGAGTTTTGACTGTATTTAAAAGTATAGGCAATTTTATTCGTAGGCAGGATCTTTTGGCTGATTTCCTGCGCGAGGCTATCGATACGTCCTACAAAATAAGTTTGCTTGATCATGAAGGTATTTCCTCTATAGATGTGTCCCGCATCCGACAAACGGACATTCTCAGACAAATGGGCCAGCCCTAAAGTCGGCGATTTACTGGTGTAAATCTCATCATTATACACCGAACCATTTTCGCGCGCCTTGAGCGTGTTAAAAATGGCACTCACCCATAAATTATATCGTTTATTAGGACTTTGATACCAGTTAAAAAGGTCCGCATTTAAGTGATCTCCACGCTGGCGGGTATAGTATCCATTCGCACCGATCCTATTAAAATTGGCACCGATATTCCAGTTTGGCTTAATATTTTGGGAATGGGTCACCCTAAATATCGCTTCAGTTTCCCCCGCAGAAGCGAAATAAAGATTGGTAAAGGGGGTCCTAGCCTGATAGTATTTAATGTCGTCATGTCCGATAGCATAAAAATCCAGGGAGTGGAATCCGGCATCAAATCCAATGGTCTTCAAAGGTTCAAAAAGCATGGGCATAGCTGCCAGTCCGAGGTTACCCGTTCCGATAGTAGGTCTTCTTGGCTGGGCAATCATACTGAAATTCTGAAAGCCGTTTAAGCTGGTGTCCAGCGCTAGAGTCTGAATGCTGTCTTTGGTCAGCTTCAGTGTCGTATAACGAATAAAACGGGAAGTAAAAATAACAGAGTCTAATCCATTTTCTTCTTTCTTTCTCAAAGAGTCCAGTAGTTTATTATCGTTCACCTTGGTCTTTAGATCCTGGGCAAACAAAGCCCCTGTCCCCAAGATGAGAAAGCAAAAAACAAATAAAGCAATGCTTTTATACATTATAAAGTTGAGATTAATTGGCTCAGTATTTTTGTCATTTTAGGTTCCGCGATTCTTGCGGTTTCAATAATCTCTTCCAGGCTTACCGGTTGTAATACCTCAGTAAATCCTTCATCAGTTAACACGGAAATGGCAAACACAGGAATTCCCATATGGTTGGCCACAATGACTTCCGGAACGGTACTCATCCCCACCGCATCGCCACCTATGATTCTCAGGTAATTGTACTCTGCTTTTGTTTCCAGGTTTGGGCCGGTCACGGCAATATATACGCCCTGGTGACAACTAATCTCATTTTCTTTGGCAATTTCCAATGCCTGTTTCACCAAAGAGCGCTGATAAGGCTGGCTCATATCCGGGAAGCGAGGTCCCATATCTGTATCATTCCTACCACGTAAAGGACTCTCCGGCTGTAGGTTGATATGGTCATTGATCACCATCAGGTCGCCTTTTTTAAAATCTTTATTCAGGGAACCCGCAGCATTGGACACAAAGAGATGAGCAATACCCAAAGCCTTCATCACACGGATTGGAAAGGTGATCTGCTGCATGCTGTATCCTTCATAATAATGTAAGCGGCCTTGCATGGCCACCACACGTTTTCCATTCAGGATTCCGAATATCAGTTTACCGGAATGAAACTCCAGAGTAGAAATAGGAAAATTAGGGATGTTGGAATACATCAGCTGATGCTTAACCTCGATCTCGCTAACCAGTCCGCCAAGGCCTGTTCCTAAGACAATGCCGATCTCCGGTTGGAAATCTTCTGTTTTACGCTTTAAATATTCAACGGTTTCGTGTATGACTTGAAACATAATCTAAAATCTTTTGATCAAATGTAGTTTTATCTTTTGCTCTTATCCCTATCTGAATAGGTAAATAAAAGAGCGGTAAATTTAACAGTAATTCTTTTAAAGTATCACCTAATAAACGTTGCGCATCCTTTTCTGTTGTGATGATGATTTTTTCTGCAGAAGGATCCTGCTCAAAAGCATGGATCAGCTCCATAATGTCCTTTTCTTTGAAGCGGTAATGATCCGGATAATCATGGTGACGAATGTCTTCAGTATATTGCCCTAAATGCGACAAAAGCGGTTTTGGATTTGCAATCCCCGTCAACAGGAAGATGGTTGTTTTCTCCGAAAGAGAAGAACAGCTGCGTTGTTCTCCGGCAATCAAAGGAATAAGGTCCTGATAAACGAGAGAAGAAAATACAGTCTGCTCTTTCCATTGCCCACCGAACTTAGCCAGACATTTTGCTTCCTGCGCCGGGCTTATCGTTTCGGGTGTCTTGGTGATCAGGATGGAATCGGCTCTCTTATATCCCGAAAAGATTTCCCTCAGGTTCCCTGCAGGCAGCAGGAATTGCGGATGCCGTAATTTTTCAAATTCAAATAACAGGATACTAAACCCGGGACGGATGGCCCGGTGCTGATAGGCATCATCCAGAAT comes from the Pedobacter sp. FW305-3-2-15-E-R2A2 genome and includes:
- a CDS encoding peptidylprolyl isomerase gives rise to the protein MSKAIIKTDKGNMTVQFYDQDAPNTVANFKKLASEGFYDGITFHRVIADFVIQGGCPNSKDPAKAHLAGTGGPGYKIDCELTGENQFHDRGVLSMAHAGRNTGGSQFFVCHSRTNTAHLDRNHTCFGKVIENVDIVDDIKQGDKIIGIEVIED
- a CDS encoding asparagine synthetase B, with the protein product MALKKTYLLFFLLIFSLGLKASSILIFMDEDQKNHLKAYGIAYWSIKQKADVSWLLNYRGGSFLIQYHKGIEEECKTRGVSYQVLADGKVTAILNEISDPEVNMEVVKLEKSPKIAVYSPKSKLPWDDAVTMVLTYAEIPYEVVYDDEVLKDKLSGYDWLHLHHEDFTGQYGRFWSAFRNATWYREDVKNQEATAKRNGFNKVSEMKLAVAKRIKEFCAGGGFLFAMCSGTDSFDIALSADGVDICESMFDGDSADPQAQAKLNFNKTFAFKDFRLDVNPNNYEFSDIDVTQTRTLTQSNDYFTLFDFSAKWDLVPTMLTQNHEKVIKGFMGQTTAFKKSLVKPNITVLGENKGAEEVRYLNGEIGKGQFTFYGGHDPEDYQHAVGDPPTDLNLHPNSPGYRLILNNVLFPAAKKKPQKT
- a CDS encoding putative porin, giving the protein MYKSIALFVFCFLILGTGALFAQDLKTKVNDNKLLDSLRKKEENGLDSVIFTSRFIRYTTLKLTKDSIQTLALDTSLNGFQNFSMIAQPRRPTIGTGNLGLAAMPMLFEPLKTIGFDAGFHSLDFYAIGHDDIKYYQARTPFTNLYFASAGETEAIFRVTHSQNIKPNWNIGANFNRIGANGYYTRQRGDHLNADLFNWYQSPNKRYNLWVSAIFNTLKARENGSVYNDEIYTSKSPTLGLAHLSENVRLSDAGHIYRGNTFMIKQTYFVGRIDSLAQEISQKILPTNKIAYTFKYSQNSYTFHKGTSDDGTAIPTGIADVSFTYDSTRYMNVQNEFMYSFFLRAKGNSIIKNELKLDAGIRHDFYKYNQGVYYADRKSPYYDFRSTFQNVTLLGSAGYRFSSRIDLNVDVQQIFQGRNSGDFLYEAKSNVLLSKSVGRIVLGGYFQNKSPEEVYNRYFGNHYNWLESFNRTKTINLSFKYYHDKLKFEAAAEYYLINDYLYFTMPAIPLKDGVPTMSEEDFYKKNANKIAPAQQGSLNLLKITLGKKLNFGKFNVDSYLVYQKTDNPNILRTPEVYAFASIYLDHTFFKTLKTNVGLDVRYNTPYKNYSYSAPAGQFYVGEGRTFDSYPIVDVWVKASLRKANLFVKTDYANQGLLSKGYYSVNRYPMMDRVLFKFGVSWSFYD
- a CDS encoding purine-nucleoside phosphorylase; amino-acid sequence: MFQVIHETVEYLKRKTEDFQPEIGIVLGTGLGGLVSEIEVKHQLMYSNIPNFPISTLEFHSGKLIFGILNGKRVVAMQGRLHYYEGYSMQQITFPIRVMKALGIAHLFVSNAAGSLNKDFKKGDLMVINDHINLQPESPLRGRNDTDMGPRFPDMSQPYQRSLVKQALEIAKENEISCHQGVYIAVTGPNLETKAEYNYLRIIGGDAVGMSTVPEVIVANHMGIPVFAISVLTDEGFTEVLQPVSLEEIIETARIAEPKMTKILSQLISTL
- the lpxK gene encoding tetraacyldisaccharide 4'-kinase yields the protein MIKYLRLLLFPFSILYGIVVFVRNKLYDARIFSSEGFDIPVICVGNLVVGGSGKSPVTEYLVRLFPGHRIAILSRGYGRKTKGFILADERATAERIGDEPMQFYRKFPEVTVAVCEDRVTGVRLLEAQHDLIILDDAYQHRAIRPGFSILLFEFEKLRHPQFLLPAGNLREIFSGYKRADSILITKTPETISPAQEAKCLAKFGGQWKEQTVFSSLVYQDLIPLIAGEQRSCSSLSEKTTIFLLTGIANPKPLLSHLGQYTEDIRHHDYPDHYRFKEKDIMELIHAFEQDPSAEKIIITTEKDAQRLLGDTLKELLLNLPLFYLPIQIGIRAKDKTTFDQKILDYVSSHTRNR